The Prionailurus bengalensis isolate Pbe53 chromosome E2, Fcat_Pben_1.1_paternal_pri, whole genome shotgun sequence region GGGAGGCTCCTGCACTAGGCCAGGCTGGAGGCGATGGTAGCTTGGGGAGGGGATACTGGGTTTAACAGGCATGTGGGACCAAGGAGGGTGTAGCTAGAGGATTGGTTTTGGCTGGGGATGGAGGAGGTTGGAGGAGGGGGACGGAAAGGGGTCAGGGATGGGTTTATCCATGTTTTGATAAATCCGTAGAAGCTTGTGGGAGATTCTGACACCAGAGCAGAGTTGAGCCCAGCCCTGGAGGCCCAAACACCCCACCTCGAAAACAAAAGCAACCCCAGATAGTCTCCTTGGAGATGTGATCCAGCAGCCTCCCCGGAGGCATCGACCCCGCCATCCGGAATCCGCAAGtaacctgcctcccctctctccctgtccaggGGCAGCCAACTCCTCCCCGCCCGCCCGGAACCCGCGATGCCCGCTCCGCAGTGCGTCTCCTGCCACGCGGCGCGCGCCGCCCTCCGCCGCCCGCGCTCCGGCCAAGCGCTGTGCGGCGCCTGCTTCTGCACCGCCTTCGAGGCCGAGGTGCTGCACACGGTGCTGGCGGGCCGCCTGCTGCCGCCCGGCGCCGTGGTGGCCGTGGGCGCCTCCGGCGGCAAGGACTCCACGGTGCTGGCGCACGTGCTGCGCGAGCTGGCGCCGCGCCTGGGCGTCTCGCTGCGCCTGGTGGCCGTGGACGAGGGCATCGGCGGCTACCGGGACGCGGCGCTGGCGGCCGTGCGGCGCCAGGCGGCGCGCTGGGACCTCCCGCTCACCGTCGTGGCCTACGCCGACCTCTTCGGGGGCTGGACGATGGACGCCGTGGCCCGCAGAACGGCCGGCTCCGGCCGCAGCCGCGCCTGCTGCACCTTCTGTGGGGTCCTGCGGCGCCGCGCGCTGGAGGAAGGGGCGCGCCTCGTGGGAGCCACGCACATCGTGACGGGTGAGCGCGGGCGCCGCAGCAgaggggcgcggggcgggcgctGCAAGGGGGCTGGGCGCGTGCCCAGCAAGGGGTGAAGGAGACGCCGGGGGTGCCCGAAGTGGGGGATCTCCACGAGAAGGGGGTGCGCACGCCCGCTGAGGGTGCGTGGGCAGAGTGTGTGCGCGCCGGGGCTGGGCGCGGCAAGCCTTGAGTCACTGCCTTCGCTTTGGCGGTGGAGGCGTGCAGGGGTGCTCTGCGGGGGCTGGGGCTGTGTTCCCTGCAGTTTTCAAAATGacattctctgtgtcccttcacAAAAGGAGGCGAGTGAAGTGACACCACCCATCAGAAGCCATCTGTAGTCTGAAACGCAACTCTTTAGACCCCCCTTCTCTGTCGGCCTCTTCTCTCTGAGAACTTGAGAACTTACTCTCTCCCAACCGTTGCTTCAACACGTGACTGTTGACCATCTCCTCTGTACCAGAGGCTTTGTAGCCTCGAGCAATACCTAACCTCggttacctcatctgtaaaacggggttATTAATAATATCGAGGTCCCAGGGTCGTTGGGAATAAAGTGAGTTCTGTGTGAGGCACTTAGACCAGAGACTGGCAAACAGCAGACCTTACAGAGATGTTTGCGTCCTGATGCTGCCCAAGAcagcctctgcccctgccctcccatcATGTCCATAATTATAACCCGGTAAGTGCTGCTAAGGAAAAATCACACAGACTTTGCCAGTTTACAACAGGAGGACCCAGTGAAGGGGGAAGCCTGGAGTTAGGAAGTGGTTCCTGAGTGAGCCTGACCTGAAGGCCGTCTGAGTAACCAGTGAAGGGCAGACCCAGTTGTTGGGGTCTGAGCAGAGGAGGTGgctggtgcaaaggccctgaggagggGAAGTGTGGCCAACTGGAGAAGCCCCAAGAAGACCAGTGTCTGTCGGACCAGACAGACTCAAGCATAAGACGACAAGATGCAGAATAGGTAGACGTTTAGGTGACATTTATGGTGACTGTTGGGTAAATACTGAAGCTCTCGCTGGCCTTCCCGCACGCGGTGATCCGCATTCCCCGGCACTGGGACAGCAGCCTACTTGACAACCTCCGCTGACCGTTAGAGGCCGCTTTGACTTCTCCGGTGCCGTGTGACGTACACCTTCAACTGAGACTGAAAAGATATTTGTAGCATAAAGCACTTCTACTACCCTCCTGAAAAAGCAGCCGGCACAGGGCCTGGTTGGCGATACGTGGGTGGCAAATGAGGGCACCCCGGGTTGCCTCCTGGAGGCCTGTGTGTCCCCTCTCGTTTCTCACTGTGCCCACCGCCCACCTCCACCAGGCTGTCCCGTGGTGCCCAGGGGTCTCCATGGCCCTGTCCGGCCCTCCCTGCTGTTCTCcacgcaccgccccccccccccccccatctctctcctggTCCTGGCATCCTGCagtgtctgggggtggggtgggggtctccAGCCCGGGTCGCCCACTCTGTGCCGCTCTCCAGGGCCCCTCCCCGTCGGTCTGGGTCCCTGCTGCCCCACGGCGGCGCCCCCATCTCACCGgctccccgtctctctcccccAGGCCACAACGCCGACGACATGGCGGAGACCGTGCTCATGAACTTCCTGCGGGGCGACGCGGGGCGGCTGGCCCGGGGCGGCGGCCTGGGCTCGCGGGGCGAGGGGGGCGCGCTGCCGCGCTGCCGCCCCCTGCAGCTGGCCTCGCAGAAGGAGGTGGTGCTGTACGCGCACTTCCGCCGCCTGGACTACTTCTCGGAGGAGTGCGTCTACGCTCCCGAGGCCTTCCGCGGCCACGCGCGCCACCTGCTCAAGCTCCTGGAGGCGGCGCGGCCGTCGGCGGCGCTGGACCTGGTGCACTCGGCCGAGCGCCTGGCCTTGGCCCCGGCCgcgcggcccccgccccccggcgccTGCTCCCGCTGCGGGGCGCTGGCCAGCCGCGCGCTCTGCCAGGCCTGCGCCCTCCTGGACGGGCTGCAGCGCGGCCGGCCCCGCCTGGCCATCGGCAAGGGCCGCGGGGGGCGCGACGAGGAGGGGTCGTCGGGGCCGCCACCCCCGCCTCCCAGCGACCCCGGCTCTGCGCCGGGCCCCGCCGCCGGGGGATGCGGGGCTGCCTGTAAAGAGCGCTGCGAATAAACCCAAGGGACCTCCGCCCGGGCTTCGGTGCGAGGCTGGGAGGGGGACGGACGGGACCGGTCGCCGCCGGCCCCGCAGAAGCTGGGGGCCGGGACCCCtaggtctgagggaggagggcccgTGGGGCcaggactccagggtctgagggaggaggggctggggcaggacttctgggtctgagggaggaggggctgggggccgggactcttgggtctgagggaggaggggctgggggcctggagaaGGGGCTGGCGAGGCCAGTACTCCTGTGTCTCAGAGCCGGTAGGAATTAGGGGGCTGCTTGTCTCATACTCTGCCAGGTTCTGGGCATGCTCAGGAGAGTCCTAACGCTTCTGTaggacctactatgtgtcatGTCTGACTGTTGGACGATAAGTAAAACCGCTTCACTTGAGGGACTCTCATTTACAGTAGCGGACACTGCACCATCCGGTTTCATCCACAGCACGATCTCATTGGCTGTGCGGTCACCTAGGGGGAGTTTGTCCCTCTGaaccagggtggggggaggatggccAGAGTTCGCCTGTGGTTCAGCACCATCCTATAGAAATATAGTGTGAGTCAAATGTGTAATTGTCAGTTTTCtaacagcttattttttttaaaggagggggAACGGGTGAacttttagtaatatattttacttgacccaaataaatatatttgatctaaatatccaaaatattaccattttaacACGTAGTcgctatttttaaaactatgaggTTATtttacaggctttttttttttttttgtactaagcTTTTGAAATATAGTGTGTCTGTTATAGCCCATCTGCCTTCAGATTCAACCACTGTTCAGACGTCCCATTTGACCCGAGGGCCCCCGCACAGGAACTGGGAAGATGCTGTCCTGGGCCTTGGCCACAAGAGGTCACTGTGTCCACGTCTGTGCATCAGGTGGCCATTGCTAGCAAAATCAGGTCTCCGCTGTCCACTTGGgagctcttctctctgccccacccccacccccacccgggacCCCCTGGTCTGAGCCAGCCGCCAAGGGCGAGAGGCACAGTCTGGCAGAAATATTAGGGCCCCATTGGAAACCTCCCTTGACCTCAAGACCTGTGTGtacatccactcattcattctgcaaatatttattgagcacttcatTTGTGACAGCCGTGAACACATAAATACCTTCCCTAATGGGAGAggccaaaaagagaaaggagaagaataagTTGAATATATAGTATGTCAGATGGTGATAAATCAGGggatgaaaacatgtccacattGAAGCAGGTGTACTGTAAGCCCTGGcagttgggttttcttttttcttttctttttttttttttttttgtaacttttaaatgttttattctttttttttaatttttttttcaacgtttttatttatttttgggacagagagagacagagcatgaacgggggaggggcagagagagagggagacacagaatcggaaacaggttccaggctccgagccatcagcccagagcccgacgcggggctagaacccacggacctcgagatcgtgacctggctgaagtcgcttaaccgactgcgccacccaggcgcccctaggcaccTTTGTTTTAGAGATCTTAGCTGATTTCCATAAATCACCAGCAGCCTGTTTTTCCTCTTCCCAAGCTTTAAATTCCCCActcttctgtggtttttttttttttaatgtttatgtttatgtttatttttgagcacgagttggagagggacagagagaggagggaacagaggataggaagcaggctctagactgacagcagagagcctgatgtggggcttgggaactcatgaaccagaagatcatgacctaagccaaagtctggcttaactgactgagccacccaggcgctgcccccgccccccaactcttatgttttaaattcatgaaTAGTGAACCCTTGAAATCCTAGGCACACCCCCCTTGATCCCAATAAAAGCAGAACCCCAGACACCCATGCACCCACCCTCCACCATGACTTTGCTGTATGGCCCGTGGTATGCTGTGTGATTTCCAGATCCTATAagtaataaacctttttttttttttttttttttaagtttcctggTGGTTACTCTTGAGGGCAATCTTGCAATCATGAGAACCTGGGTTATCGATGGGCTGAGACCCACACAAAACAGTGAGGTGGACAGAAAAGCCTCAAGGAGAAGGTGGCATCTGAGCCAAGACCTATCCAACGTGAGGCAGTGAGCTCTGCAGATGGCAGGGAAGAGCCTTGTTGGTGGCAGCACAGCAGTCACAGACTGAGGCAGGGTAATGGTGGAAGAGAGGGCTGAGAGGGAGCAGAGCGTATAGGCTCAGCTTTGGTTTTGAGACAGAAGCCACAgagagttttgagcagaggagtgaaaAAGGTCGTGCCTTTATTCACGCAGCAAACATTTGCTGATATCTCCCAGGGGCACTGAGGCAGCCCCAGTCCCGGCCCTCAGTGGTTTCCTCAGGTCTCCCCACCTGTTTGGTGGGGAAGGCAGACATGGACTCAGAGGGACGCGTGCTACGGTCAGGGGAGCTAGCCAGGGCACCAGGGAGTCCAGAGGTGAGGTGCCCAGCTCAGCATGGGGTGTCACAAAATGCCTTCTGAAGGAGGCAGTGTTAAAACACCGAGGGTAAGAATGAGCACGagaatggggtgggagggagatggggctGAAAGAATGGCAGATAGAGGCCTGCAGGCAAGGAAGGACCTTGAACCTGTTTGGAATGGCTGCTAGCAGGCCAAGATGGTGGGGGAGGAGCTAGCCCAGGGGGACTGCCAGGGGAAGCCAAACAGAGCAGAGGCAAAGGGGTGGGATGGTGGGAATGGATGGGAGGGCTATTTAGTGAGCACTCACCATGGGTTGGAAAGCCCACTAAACCCTAGGGTGTGTTTGTAAGCATAAGAGCTCCTGCATGAACCCCAATACAAGAGGAGTCCTTCCCAAACAGACTGAACAGAAATAAAGATGTTTGCCAACGTAGGCAGAAGGCCATAGTAAACACGGGGCAGTCTTTTGCTGAGGGAGGAAACCGTAGTAAGCATGGAGGGCAGAGCAGGGATGTTGCTGAGGCAGGAAGCCCCAGTCATCATGGAGGGAGGTTTTGCTATGGTTTTGGCCTTGGTAAATGCAGCCCCTACGTAAGCACAAGGGATCCTTCATTCTTGTTGAGGATTGCAGTGGATCTGTGAAAGGATCAAGGCTGATGGGGTGGAAACCGCATCCTCCAGAGTCCCTTGGAATCTTTCTTCCCAGGAGGGCTTTAAAGCCCAGTCTCAGAAAGATGGGCTTTCCCTGTCTTCTCCTATGTTTTGCTCTCCCAAGGCTGGATAATTGGAGATTCGTGCCAGGTCTGAAGAGGTAGAAGCATTGGGTACAGAGATTCTGGAGGGAAACAGATTtctggagagaagcagagatcCTGGAGGGAAGTAGATTTTTAGAGAGAAGCAGAGATTCTAGAGAGAAGACGACTTTGAGATAAACTTACTCCTTCAGCCTGTTTATACAGAGCCCCACTTCATGCCAGGTACCAGACTAGGCTCAGGGGTTTCAGCAATGAACCTGCTAGATGAGGTCTCGGCCCTCATGAAGCCTCAGTTCAAGTGACAGAGATTTTActtcattccacaaatgtttacTGTGTGCCTACTATGCACCAGGGCACAGAACCAGATAAGGAAGGCAAAAACCCCTGCCCTGTCAGAGATGACACTCAAGTtatgggagacagaatccataagaatgaaagtaaataaaacatgagGGACATCTGATGGTGATAAATGCCgtagagggggggaaaaaagagagacaataaaCAAGGAAGTAAACACATAAAGCAATTTTAGATTGAAATAAGGCATAGGAAGGAAACTAACAAGAAGAGAATGTCTGCTCCAGACAAGGTGATCACAGTGGCAGGAAGGGTATCCCAGGCAAAGGGATCAGCAAAGACAAAGACCTAAAGTGGGACAAAGACCCTCAACTACCACACTGGGAAAATCAAAGAAGTGCAGGggagctgaggcacagagcatgATGGAGTGATGAGGTTGGAGGGATGGACATAAGCCAGACAGAATGCCTTGGAGgcatttgggttttattctatTTGCAGCGGGGAATCATAAATGGGTTTGAAGCAGGTTTTAACATGatactgtttaaaaatttaagaacgCATTGGCTGCTGAGTGGAGAATGGACGTGGTATTGGTAGGGGGGTAGGAATAGGGGTCAAACGTGGAAGCAGTGAGACTAGTTAGGATGCTATTGCACCTGTCCAGGTGAGAAATAAACACGGCTTGGTGAGAGAAGAGGGCAGTGGGTGGATTCCATGGCTATTTTGGTGCCGAGATGACAGGAATTGCCGAAGTGGGAGgtgggtgtgagggagggagcaaggacCACTCCCAGCTTTTGACCCAAGCAACAGGGAAAAGGATGGTGTCGGTGTCGTTTACTAACAAGGAGAAGACtcagggggagggtgggagtggACCCCACCTTCTCCCACTTTTTAAACTGCAATAAATGAGAGATAATAAAGAcgggaggaggtggggcagaaATGTTCTCTGGCTGTTGACCTGGCATCAGGGGCGCCCAGGTGTGCAAACAGAGGCTGCCTGGCACGTAGCAGATACAGGTGCTGACTCAGAGCCATCTGAGAGATTACCCAGAAAGTTTGGGTAATCAAAGAGACACGTGAGATCAGCATCAGAGGGGCATCAAGTCGGACAGGCTGAGGTTTGAATCCCACCTACACCACTTGCTCACCATGCAATGTTGGGCAACTAACCTAATTTCTCTGggttttccccatctgtagaatgggagcGATTGTGTGTGGGCCAGCGGGGGGATTCAGGGAGACGTGGCACATGGAGGTACTAGAAAAATTGCCAGCCAGGAGCTGGTCAGGGCCCAACAGGGCAGAGTGAGGGTCCATTTCCTCATCCCACAAGCATCCATCGCGTGCCGGACTGTGCCAGGGGGATGGGGATCCAGCAGGAGGTTCCCTGCCCTCAATGGCATGCAAACAGATTTGAAGACAGAATGGCATGGGCTTTAACAGCTGGATGCCTCAGGTGCCAATCCTGACTCTGCCCCTTGCACAAGCGACTTTTGTCTGAGACCccgtttcctcacctgtaacacGGTGCTAATAAGAGTCTCTAAACCTCATGAAGCTGCTGGGAGGATTAAACATGATCATGTTTATGAGGTCCTTGGCAACCTGCCTGATGTTCATTATAGGTGCAGAGACAGGCATTCCCCGACACAGGGACTCAGGAGCCTTGAAGCGAGAGGACCCCCTGGTTTTGCAGTCCCCCAGCCTCCACAGGGTCTGAGACCACCTCCCCCATCACCCATTCCCACGGTAGCACCCTGGCCCCTATCTCCATCCAGAAGGGCTCCACCTCAGAAGCCACAAAACCCACATCCTACTCCCTGACCACAGCCTCCCAGGCTTCCAGAGCTGTGGGTGTCTCTGCCATACCTGTTCTTCCACCTCAGGGCACCCCTGACCCCCTCATGCAGCCTCCCGCCAAAGCCCCTTCCGTCTGCCTTTCCTATACCCCACAGTCCT contains the following coding sequences:
- the LOC122493789 gene encoding cytoplasmic tRNA 2-thiolation protein 1-like is translated as MPAPQCVSCHAARAALRRPRSGQALCGACFCTAFEAEVLHTVLAGRLLPPGAVVAVGASGGKDSTVLAHVLRELAPRLGVSLRLVAVDEGIGGYRDAALAAVRRQAARWDLPLTVVAYADLFGGWTMDAVARRTAGSGRSRACCTFCGVLRRRALEEGARLVGATHIVTGHNADDMAETVLMNFLRGDAGRLARGGGLGSRGEGGALPRCRPLQLASQKEVVLYAHFRRLDYFSEECVYAPEAFRGHARHLLKLLEAARPSAALDLVHSAERLALAPAARPPPPGACSRCGALASRALCQACALLDGLQRGRPRLAIGKGRGGRDEEGSSGPPPPPPSDPGSAPGPAAGGCGAACKERCE